CTAATGAAGCAAGTTGATTCTTGGAGTGGTTGGTTGTAGAGGATTTCAGCTACTTTTGTGAACTGAGATAGCTCCGAATGAATTCTTGTGGTCAATACTCTGAAAGTCAATGGAACTCAAGACGTGAAAAACATATTTCACGTGGTGGGTCCGAGGGAAAAGTGTAAGATAtgttactacaaattttataatcttGTTTCCAGCCTAGGACGGTTCCCACCTTGCAAACGCAAAAGAAACACATTTATTAAATAGAGCAAAATGCTATTTAGCAGTTGGCACCCCAAGTACCCAAAAGATACACTCAACTTATGGTGtgctaaaattcaaaaaaaaattcaaaaaatgcaCTACATTACATTACAGTAAACAGTTAATAGTACCAATTATTGTAGCGCATTGCTACTTCtcacaatttgtttttttattctatctctcactctctcttttattCTCTCTCATCCTTCAACTTGCCACGGGTGTTTCTTAGGTGGAGATCAGCATGCAGTGGTCATGGTGTTGTGGCAGGGCTTttttgtggtggttgttgtggctGGGTGTGAGATTGGTGATCTACTTATACGATTAGTATTTGTGGGTATGGATGTTTGGACATGGGTATGGGTGTTCCGTGATTATGGGTATGGTGTTTGTGGGTGTGTTAAtgtttttgcagttttttttttttataatttaattggtagaaaaattattaggggtgtcaattcgggttagcgtgttgggttcgtgtcgtgtcaaggtaggggtattcgactaaatggctcaaccctaatccgacccatttaataatcgtgtcatgattcttcaaccctaacccgacctgttaataagacgggttgacctgacccaacccatttgacacgcttaataaacgagtcgtgttgggttgacacgaatgtaacacaactcatttcaacctgcataatattaaatataacatccatctagaaataattttttttacatcccaaaaagcaatgcatacacttcaagtcttcaactcacattcaaaataatatagttcaacaaaaatataatattcatctagaaaataagttctttacactctaaaagaagtgcatacacttcaacccaaattcaaaataactaagtttaacaaaaataaaataacatagttaaaatatatatatatatatatatatatccttggaactcgtcaaatgctaagtatcaatatttaaagaatttgagtaaacaatagactaatcctgactatgaccacgattatcatccatagattctttgttgatgttcaaattcataacatcttccacaagctcatccaattttatttgtgcaagttctatgccaaaaaaaaataaaaaataaagtattagtagttctagggtctgtaaaatttcaatttccaattatatctcttgtaaatttttgtaattactcacttttctttttaaatttaaaatatatgttggatataaaaggtatttgacaaatctaaaataaaataaatatttatttgttaaatgagttaaacgagttgtgttaagtgggtcatttcgggttgacacaaataaattggcgtgtcaaacgtgtctattgcgtGTTATGCGGGTTGACCcacttatgacacgtttcttatcgtgtcgctttcgagtcgacccatttatgacccaaacccattaaggtccaaccctaacccgaaaaaacccgtgtcggattcgtgtcgtgttcgcgggttgggtcaaacattgacacccctaaaaattatttatattattttaataggttttatgttaaaataggAGATTAGATGTAGAGTATATTGTTTAGTGAGGtcttaaaatagataaaatagtttttgggagtgctaaatgaaaaaaaaaatttctagcatctcggatgtgaatgctcttagaagTTAGAAGGCTATGAATAAGAATAAAGCTAAAGTGTCTCATACAATTTAGGAGGGAATACCATCTAGTTGAATCCAACCTTGCGTGCCCATATTCAAAGCCCCCCTGATTCACTCATAAGCAATACCATTAGTCTATCTGGTAAGTGTGCAGGGGTTGGGTTAAAGGGTTTTTTCAACCTAACCTGGCATTgttcattttaatatttctcAACTCAATTCAACCAATCACATGTGTAAAAATCAACCTAACCCAAGTGAGTCGGGTTGATCGGTTTTACTTACATATTTCATAACTTGTAAAAAAATACATGGGTTTTCATCaactatttaattaattttcttgaacaaattattattattcatataaTATACCTAAATTATACtacaattttccaaaatcaCTAAGactacttctttttctttttctttttttaatttaagagtTACAATAATGGAGGAGAGAAATCTAAACCTAATTCTTATAGTATAGAATCTTCTAAAAAAACCTTGCAATAGAGAAAAGCAACAATATCAATGAAATATAAGGCTCTTAGccatcaaaaaatcaaaaccaattttcaaattattaacataAATCACCAAAAGGCAAGAACCTTGTAACTCAACTACCACCTCATAATGTTTCCAATAGAGATgtctagagttcaaatcctcccttttttattgtaaatatcaaattattgaaggaaaaaaaaaaaccaaaataaatcaaaccaaaaatacaaGCATGGTGAGCTCGGTAGTGGGAACGACAAGCGGTGATGGGACCATAAAGTTTGATGATgcccaactctctctctcatggtgaGCTCGGTAGTGGGAACGACAAGCGGTGATGGGACCATAAAGTTTGATGatgccctctctctctctctctctctctctctctctctctctctctctctctctctctctctctctctctctctctctctctcgattgGCCTTTTTGGCTTTGCTAATTTAATTGCATGTGCATGTCACGTGAGCAATGTTAGTCACTCTTAACTACAAATTAGCACGTGTGAAGTTCAAGAATTAAATTGGCTAAAATAGAAGTTCTAGAGGTGTAATGGTCACGATCTCAAAGTTTAGGAGTCTCTTGGTATTTTCCCTATATACATAATATATCCTAAAATGGTCCTCTTAAGTTCAAATTCTTGGCTCTACCCCTATCTTGAAGGAGCATCATGCCTCAAGATCACTTTCATTGTATAATCACCTAGTTCAAACCTTGTCAACAGACAAACCACATCATTCACTAGAAAATGATGGGATCCTAATGATGACTAGAACTCCCCCTAAAACGTGATTGCAACACAAAAAATGTTAAGTTTCTTAGGTCATCTTGACAATAACTCTTGTCAATCACAAGTCCttcaaaattgttttcaaacagaaaaatctttttttccctctagATCAAAatcatgtataattttttatgcatgTATGATATCATAGGATATATTCCCTCAAGATTTAGCAcgtaatttgtttattttgcaCTACACACATTTTTTAAGGATTGTACCGTCGCTAGGATTAAGGTCAAGGGTATTAGTGTATTTTTAAAGGGGCAACTACCTAGGCCATCCCAGCCTTACACGTGTAGTCAGCACCTCAAGGAATAATCCCAGAACACTCCAATATTGCCGGATccagatcctctccatttctctttgaaatggagagtgtccaTTTCATGGACAGGATCTCTTTAAAACAAATCAACGCTCTAAAAAGTGCCACGtcaattaaaacttaaaatactcAAACTCAACTATGGTTAACCTTTACTCAGCAAACCCACCTACTCTAAAccatttttttctaaatctctctcttctcaaaCCCATCTCCAAGCTCCACTCTTTCTCAGCCCTGCCATTGCCGCtgcaatagttttttttttttcatcgtttttccagcaaccaaacaaagctttttagtaaaaaaaatcaagccacaattttgaaaatttgaaattgtggACATCTTCGCCTGCGTGTCGAGACGGGCCACGACGGCGTCGAGGCGAGAGGCAAGGCGGAGATAGTTCATTTGCGCGGTGCGTTTCCGGATTGCGTTCTTAGCGTAGATTCGAGCTCCGTCGATGTTGCCTTTCTCCATGGCTTTCTTGATCTTCAACTTCTCGGATTTCTCCTCCTTCTCGCATTTCTTGGCTTGGCGTTGGAGCGATTTGGATGTGAATTTCAGCTCCATGATCTGGTTCAAAAGCTTCTCTGtggttaagagagagagagagagagagagagagagagactgaagCTTGGAGATGAGTTGGAGAAGagaaagattttgaaattttcagaaaaaATGGGTTTGATGAGTTAGAGCAGGTGGGTTTACTGAGTAAAGGTTAACCATAGTTGAGTTTgagtattttaagttttaattgaCGTGGCACTTTTTAGAGCgttgatttattttaaagagGTCCTGTCCATGAAATGGACACTCTTCATTTCAAagagaaatggagaggatccggatCCAATATTGCCAAGGATCGTGCTCAAGGACAACATCAAAAAGGACGAATGTGGTCTTGGACCCTTGGTTTTTGACCTACGTATTCCCCAAGCACTGCCATGGGCAGACCAGTCCAGCCCCAAAAAGGACACTACCAACTTGGTATTCCTATTGGTTAGCTACGAGCATGGTCAAACCAGTACATTCTTGAAGCTTTCCAATTGGTACAGAGCAAGGAAAATGCCCACTCCACTAAAAATGCCCAAGCCCACGCATTAAAAAACCGCAGCCAGCCTAACCTTTAAACCCAGCTCCGACTCAATTTCCATTTTAACTCATTAATTCACTCAAGCCCATCAGCTCACATAATCCCACAAGGCCCAATCAGAATCTATTTGGCCCAATAACTACTTCCAAGCCAGCCCACTCACATTCAAACAAAGATCCACTCAAGGACAACCCGTGGACCCAACCCTTTCAGCCCACACTTAAATTAAAACCCACCCaccatttttcaaaaactctttttttcaaaaactctttttttttttttcttttttctttttttcttaattttagaaaaaaaaactttaattataaaaaataaaaaaataaaaaaaaaagacaattagAAGACCCGCAcctaaataacaaaattgaaaccCCACCCTGATCTAAgaaaaccaagaatgagaaagagGGGAAAGGGAAAGAGTGAGAGATCtagaagaggaaagaaagatCGCGAAGTTGGGTTGTTTCTGTTCATCAGCGtaacaaagaaattttaaatcttttaaTCTAAAACGCTAAAGTTGGGTTGATCCATTCAGAAACATCTTTGTTTTACTGAAAACATTTGCAACTTGGGTTCTGCGAAggttccttttatttttgcttcttctcaTTGATCATTGGTGTATATTATAATTGGCCAATACTGTTGTTTGCCTTTTGATGGCGTTGTGTGCTATTGCGCGAATTTTTTCTGAAATGGTGGCCTTCTCATTGATCGGAATGTTCTGGGAGGGAACATTCCTCTAattggctttcttttcttttttttgaagttttttctaaaattaagaaataagttaaaaaataaaaaataaataaaagttaacaGCAGAAACAAACAGTACATTAACAGAGGACTTAACTAGGAAagaatgaaacttaaaaaactaaaatgacaaaacctAAACTTAtaagactaaaatgaaaaatggtgAAATTTAGAGGgtgtgttttaaattttggccttttaaaaattattgcacatactaagaaataactattacaatttttttggagctaaatagttattcctcattttaaaaaataactatttataaggaatgactattccctgtataaaaatataaccaaactaaagaaggATTAAATCAtaagaataattattacattataGTGTCTATTATAGTCTACTAAACATGCCCTAAGTaagggtgtcaattcgggttagtgTGTCGGGTTCGTATTgtgtcgaggtaggggtattcgactaaatgactcaaccctaacccgacccatttgaTAATCGTGttatgatccttcaaccctaatccgacctgttaataaggcgggttgactTGACCCAACCAATTTGACATGCTTAATAAACGGGTCGTATTGGGTTGATACGAAtataacacaacccatttcaacatacataatattaaatatagcatccatctagaaataatttattttgcatctcaaaaaacagtgcatacacttcaagttttcaacccacattcaacataatataattcaacaaaaatataacattcatctagaaataagttctttacactccaatagaagtgcatacacttcaacccaaattcaaaataacaaagtttaacaaaaataaaataacataagtcaacaaaaatataatattcttGGAAAtcgccaaatgctaagtatcgatattgaaagaatttgagcaaacaaTAGATTAATCCTGATtatgaccacgattatcatctatagattttttgttgatgtccaaattcataacatcttccacaagctcatccaattttatttgtgcaagttctatgccaaaaaaagaaaagaaagtattagtagttctagggtctgtaaagttttaatttctaattatattccttgtaaatttttgtaattacgcacttttctttttaaatttaaaatatatgttggatttaaaaggtatttgacaaatctaaaataaaataaatattaatttgttatacgagttaaataGGTTGTGTTAATtgggtcatttcgggttgacacaaataaattggcgtgtcaaataTGTCTATTGTGAGTTATGAGGGTTGACTCACTTGTAACATGTTTCTTATCGTATCGCTTTCAGGTTGACCCGTTTATAACCCgaacccattaaggcccaaccctaacccaaaaaaacccaTGTAGGGTTCGTGTTGTGTTCGCAGGTTTGGtcaaacattgacacccctagccCTAAGGGCACATTTGGTAAACTGTAATAGTAATTACATAGGAATAGGAATAgatattacaaggaataaaaaatgatataatgtaatacttattactattcatttgtttggtaaCAACACAATAATAAAACTCTGAAGATAATGGAATGAAagcattttaaatcaaatttaagatatattttaggaaatatcttactcatataattatatttcctaaaaaataatattttttaaatttgaaagagagattagttatttcttatgattttttattttcataattgttatgtgcatatggaaaatttatttatttggaaataaattaattttagaaattaatacacctactaagaaatagctattacaatcattttagagatgaatagttattcctcttTTAAataatagctattcataagaaATGATTATTCCTTGTTATATAAACATAACCAAAATATTGAATAGTTAAAccataggatttttttttttttttttttgaggatcaAAAAGGGTGGCTCACGTGTGATATCACAGCCGACCACATCTTACAGATACATCGCCTATGAGTACCACCAGCACATAGTGGTGCCCGCGACTTGGACTCCACTCATGCACTTCGTTTTTTTTCAGAAACGAAAGTCCAAACCCCACACCCGTTGGGTATAAAGACTTGAACCCGCACCTGGCACAGCCATCAAGAAGGGGGCAACCACTAAGCCATACTAGCTGCTGGTAGCTAAACcataagaataactattatattacagtgcctattacagtcgaccaaacgtaccctaagaGTTTATAATTTCAAGCTAAAAGATTAAGGGATCAATTTGATATGGACCAAAAATTTAGGAGcatattttatgatttgtttttttcttttttgagtaaacagtaatacttattaaaacacacacgaaaatagtaatattagatttctatattatttataatacttaCTTCTGTTCATGAAATTATTACTCCAATGTACCAATGTTTCATTACACTACTTGACATTGTAGGACTGAAAACATCATTATTAGAAAAAGTGTTGTTTCATCATGAGATTCAACAATCAAATAGTGAAGATGATCTTGAACTCTTGAAGACTACATGAATAAGTGATTAAAAATAcatagaaaattaatttttaacaagTGGGAGTTTATTAATCTGCTCCACTATTTTCACTTGTTGATTCCTCTTTGCTTTTTCCCCATATAAGAACACATATCCCTACAATTATTATCATAGCACCAACTATCCTGTAAAATAGACGAAATAATTAGTGATTTTGTTCTAGTGTggcaatggtggtggtggttgaagTTTGATATTTACCTTCCCATGTACATTTTCTCTGCTAAGAGCCAAGAGCTCAGGACAGCAACCATGATCATGCTTATGGGGGCAAAAGCTGTGACAAAAACAGGGCCTCTATCTTTCAAAATGCATGCTTGGATCAGTGGCGACTTCAGGAAATTTGTTCAGGGTGTTCCTTAggaagcataaattacacaatcttatttatttttagcctTTAGGTAATTAGGTTTGATTCAATGTTATTAATTCCGTTCTGTTCCAGCTGTAATGGCCAAAAAATACCATGCCAGTAAACAAACTGGAACAGTAACCCACCCTATTCTACTTCAGAAAAAATTTCGGGTTATTCCGGTCTATTTTGAGTGTTTCAGTAAACAGTGGTGGttctagaaatattttttaggtGATCCATaaagaagcataaattacacaatataGCACACATCCTACAGTTTAATTTGCTTTGCACAATGTAAAGACTAATAATATGCATCATCCACCCGGCTCAACCCATTGCAAAActgcttaacatttttttttttctttgtcttttataGTGTgtattcaattatttatttatttattttttactaatattCACTTACTTTTAAGAGACCACATACCACTACCCACCCCCACACTAAGAGACAAGAGCCGATCAGCAATTTCAAcacaattacatatttttatatttacgTACATTTACATAAAAAGACAAAAGCTAAGCAA
The sequence above is drawn from the Quercus lobata isolate SW786 chromosome 12, ValleyOak3.0 Primary Assembly, whole genome shotgun sequence genome and encodes:
- the LOC115970177 gene encoding ESCRT-related protein CHMP1A-like, whose amino-acid sequence is MELKFTSKSLQRQAKKCEKEEKSEKLKIKKAMEKGNIDGARIYAKNAIRKRTAQMNYLRLASRLDAVVARLDTQAKIALICFKEILSMKWTLSISKRNGEDLDPAILECSGIIP